Proteins found in one Melospiza georgiana isolate bMelGeo1 chromosome 1, bMelGeo1.pri, whole genome shotgun sequence genomic segment:
- the PPP4R1 gene encoding serine/threonine-protein phosphatase 4 regulatory subunit 1 isoform X3, which yields MADLSLLEEDLQEEIDGSLDFVSQDEMLTPLGRLDKYAASENIFNRQMVARSLLDTLKEVSDDERDCIAVLERISRLADDSEPTVRAELMEQVPHIAMFCQENRPSIPYAFSKYLLPIVVRYLADQNNQVRKTSQAALLVLLEQELIERYDVETKVCPVLIDLTAPDSNDDVKTEAVAIMCKMASMVGKDITERLVLPRFCEMCCDCRMFHVRKVCAANFGDICSVVGQQATEEMLLPRFFQLCSDNVWGVRKACAECFMAVSCATSQEVRRTKLSTLFINLISDPSRWVRQAAFQSLGPFISTFANPSSSGQYFKEEDGNNPEDCDSAQENSCEQVRTTEDGTTDEEHNRTEDLSSHCDDSDDFATKLENVVEDQNTVSNNSKRESDFQTESSFHCTLPSESCGEMADENEQSSHCCTTAVQEAGLNSQETSLSEQELYNSFHFWRTPLPEIDIDFELQQTSDIKLDREIQELTMPVSPSIPVATRKELEEMIENLEPHIDDPDVKAQVEVLSAALRASSLHPQEETMASVGKGTDSQTELTINDQQSFKPILSDIVPLIRDTVEGMDSPLHYIHNDSDLSTNSSFSPEEERKSKVQDVVPQALLDQYLSMTDPSRAQTVDTEIAKHCAYSLPGVALTLGRQNWHCLKDTYETLASDMQWKVRRTLAFSIHELAVILGDQLTAGDLVPVFNGFLKDLDEVRIGVLKHLHDFLKLLHVDKRREYLYQLQEFLVTDNSRNWRFRAELAEQLILLLDLYSARDIYDYLRPIAFNLCADKVSSVRWISYKLVSEMVKKLYMASTPTFVIDLMNELVEKFCRCHKWSGRQTFVFICQSISEDDCLPMDQFAVHLLPHLLHLASDKVPNVRVLLAKTLKQTLLEKEYFLNSANSHQEAVEQTIMALQMDGDSDVKYFASIHPASTKIADDAMSTASSTY from the exons AGCCAACAGTACGGGCAGAACTGATGGAGCAGGTGCCTCATATTGCCATGTTCTGTCAAGAAAACAGACCTTCAATCCCTTATGCTTTTTCCAAATACCTGCTACCGATTGTGGTGCGATACCTCGCCGACCAGAATAACCAG GTCAGAAAGACAAGCCAGGCAGCTTTGTTAGTGCTGTTGGAGCAAGAACTCATTGAGAGATACGATGTGGAGACCAAAGTGTGCCCTGTGCTGATAGATCTGACAGCTCCAGACAGCAACGACGATGTGAAGACTGAAGCTGTGGCT ATTATGTGCAAAATGGCCTCCATGGTTGGGAAGGACATCACGGAAAGACTTGTGCTTCCCAGGTTCTGCGAGATGTGCTGTGACTGCAGGATGTTTCATGTTCGTAAG GTATGTGCAGCCAATTTTGGAGATATCTGCAGTGTGGTTGGACAGCAAGCCACTGAAGAAATGCTG CTGCCAAggtttttccagctctgctctgataATGTGTGGGGAGTTAGGAAAGCCTGTGCTGAGTGCTTCATGGCAGTTTCTTGTGCAACATCACAGGAAGTCCGGAGGACAAAATTGTCAACCctttttattaatttgattAGTGATCCTTCGCGATGG GTTCGCCAAGCAGCTTTTCAGTCTCTGGGGCCTTTCATATCAACTTTTGCTAATCCATCCAGCAGTGGCCAGTACTTTAAAGAAGAAGATGGTAATAACCCAGAAGATTGTGATTCTGCACAGGAGAACAG CTGTGAGCAAGTCAGGACCACAGAAGATGGCACAACAGATGAAGAGCACAACAGGACAGAGGATCTTTCTTCACATTGTGATGATAGTGATGATTTTGCAACAAAACTTGAAAATGTCGTAGAAGATCAAAATACAGTGTCAAATAACTCCAAGAGGGAAAGTGATTTCCAGACTGAATCATCCTTCCATTGCACTTTGCCTTCAGAATCTTGTGGGGAAATGGCAGATGAGAACGAGCAAAGTTCTCATTGCTGTACAacagctgtgcaggaggctgggCTGAATTCACAGGAAACCTCTCTTTCAGAGCAGGAATTATACAACTCTTTCCATTTCTGGAGGACTCCACTTCCTGAAATAGATATTGACTTTGAGCTTCAGCAGACTTCTGATATAAAACTCGATAGAGAAATTCAGGAACTCACTATGCCAGTGTCTCCAAGCATTCCTGTGGCAACAAGGAAAGAATTAGAAGAAATGATAGAAAATTTGGAACCCCATATAGATGATCCAGATGTTAAAG CACAAGTGGAGGTGTTGTCTGCTGCACTCAGAGCATCCAGTTTGCATCCTCAAGAAGAGACAATGGCCAGTGTTGGCAAGGGAACAGATTCACAGACTGAACTAACCATCAATGACCAACAAAGTTTTAAACCTATACTGAGTGATATTGTGCCTTTAATTCGTGACACTGTTGAG gGTATGGATTCTCCACTTCACTATATTCATAATGATTCAGATTTGAGTACCAACAGTAGTTTCAGccctgaagaagaaagaaaatccaaagTACAG gatgttGTACCTCAAGCCTTGCTGGATCAGTACCTGTCCATGACTGATCCGTCCCGCGCACAGACAGTGGACACCGAGATTGCCAAGCACTGCGCCTACAGCCTGCCCGGCGTGGCTCTGACCCTGGGCAGGCAGAACTGGCACTGCCTGAAGGACACCTACGAGACTCTGGCCTCTGACATGCAG TGGAAGGTTCGGCGGACACTGGCATTTTCCATACATGAGCTTGCTGTCATCCTTGGAGACCAGCTTACAGCTGGAGATTTAGTTCCTGTCTTCAATGGCTTTTTGAAGGACCTAGATGAAGTGAGGATAGGTGTGCTTAAGCACTTGCATGACTTCCTGAAG CTTCTTCATGTTGACAAAAGACGAGAGTATCTTTATCAGCTTCAGGAATTCCTGGTGACTGATAACAGCAGGAACTGGCGTTTCCGTGCTGAGCTGGCTGA GCAGCTGATTTTGCTCCTGGACCTGTACAGTGCCAGGGACATCTATGACTACCTGCGGCCCATTGCGTTCAACCTCTGTGCAGACAAAGTGTCCTCTGTCCGCTGGATTTCCTACAAGCTG GTTAGTGAAATGGTAAAAAAGCTGTACATGGCTTCAACACCAACCTTTGTGATAGACCTCATGAATGAACTTGTTGAAAAGTTCTGTAGATGCCACAAATGGTCTGGTCGGCAGACTTTTGTCTTTATTTGCCAG AGTATCAGTGAAGATGACTGCCTGCCCATGGACCAGTTTGCTGTGCATCTGTTGCCACATTTACTGCACTTGGCATCTGACAAGGTTCCAAATGTTCGAGTCCTACTTGCAAAAACATTGAAGCAAACCCTTTTGGAGAAAG AGTATTTCCTGAATTCTGCCAACTCTCACCAAGAAGCTGTGGAACAAACAATTATGGCTCTTCAAATGGATGGTGACAGTGATGTCAAGTATTTTGCAAGCATCCACCCTGCCAGTACCAAAATTGCAGATGATGCCATGAGCACTGCTTCATCAACTTACTAA
- the PPP4R1 gene encoding serine/threonine-protein phosphatase 4 regulatory subunit 1 isoform X4 — MLTPLGRLDKYAASENIFNRQMVARSLLDTLKEVSDDERDCIAVLERISRLADDSEPTVRAELMEQVPHIAMFCQENRPSIPYAFSKYLLPIVVRYLADQNNQVRKTSQAALLVLLEQELIERYDVETKVCPVLIDLTAPDSNDDVKTEAVAIMCKMASMVGKDITERLVLPRFCEMCCDCRMFHVRKVCAANFGDICSVVGQQATEEMLLPRFFQLCSDNVWGVRKACAECFMAVSCATSQEVRRTKLSTLFINLISDPSRWVRQAAFQSLGPFISTFANPSSSGQYFKEEDGNNPEDCDSAQENSCEQVRTTEDGTTDEEHNRTEDLSSHCDDSDDFATKLENVVEDQNTVSNNSKRESDFQTESSFHCTLPSESCGEMADENEQSSHCCTTAVQEAGLNSQETSLSEQELYNSFHFWRTPLPEIDIDFELQQTSDIKLDREIQELTMPVSPSIPVATRKELEEMIENLEPHIDDPDVKAQVEVLSAALRASSLHPQEETMASVGKGTDSQTELTINDQQSFKPILSDIVPLIRDTVEGMDSPLHYIHNDSDLSTNSSFSPEEERKSKVQDVVPQALLDQYLSMTDPSRAQTVDTEIAKHCAYSLPGVALTLGRQNWHCLKDTYETLASDMQWKVRRTLAFSIHELAVILGDQLTAGDLVPVFNGFLKDLDEVRIGVLKHLHDFLKLLHVDKRREYLYQLQEFLVTDNSRNWRFRAELAEQLILLLDLYSARDIYDYLRPIAFNLCADKVSSVRWISYKLVSEMVKKLYMASTPTFVIDLMNELVEKFCRCHKWSGRQTFVFICQSISEDDCLPMDQFAVHLLPHLLHLASDKVPNVRVLLAKTLKQTLLEKEYFLNSANSHQEAVEQTIMALQMDGDSDVKYFASIHPASTKIADDAMSTASSTY, encoded by the exons AGCCAACAGTACGGGCAGAACTGATGGAGCAGGTGCCTCATATTGCCATGTTCTGTCAAGAAAACAGACCTTCAATCCCTTATGCTTTTTCCAAATACCTGCTACCGATTGTGGTGCGATACCTCGCCGACCAGAATAACCAG GTCAGAAAGACAAGCCAGGCAGCTTTGTTAGTGCTGTTGGAGCAAGAACTCATTGAGAGATACGATGTGGAGACCAAAGTGTGCCCTGTGCTGATAGATCTGACAGCTCCAGACAGCAACGACGATGTGAAGACTGAAGCTGTGGCT ATTATGTGCAAAATGGCCTCCATGGTTGGGAAGGACATCACGGAAAGACTTGTGCTTCCCAGGTTCTGCGAGATGTGCTGTGACTGCAGGATGTTTCATGTTCGTAAG GTATGTGCAGCCAATTTTGGAGATATCTGCAGTGTGGTTGGACAGCAAGCCACTGAAGAAATGCTG CTGCCAAggtttttccagctctgctctgataATGTGTGGGGAGTTAGGAAAGCCTGTGCTGAGTGCTTCATGGCAGTTTCTTGTGCAACATCACAGGAAGTCCGGAGGACAAAATTGTCAACCctttttattaatttgattAGTGATCCTTCGCGATGG GTTCGCCAAGCAGCTTTTCAGTCTCTGGGGCCTTTCATATCAACTTTTGCTAATCCATCCAGCAGTGGCCAGTACTTTAAAGAAGAAGATGGTAATAACCCAGAAGATTGTGATTCTGCACAGGAGAACAG CTGTGAGCAAGTCAGGACCACAGAAGATGGCACAACAGATGAAGAGCACAACAGGACAGAGGATCTTTCTTCACATTGTGATGATAGTGATGATTTTGCAACAAAACTTGAAAATGTCGTAGAAGATCAAAATACAGTGTCAAATAACTCCAAGAGGGAAAGTGATTTCCAGACTGAATCATCCTTCCATTGCACTTTGCCTTCAGAATCTTGTGGGGAAATGGCAGATGAGAACGAGCAAAGTTCTCATTGCTGTACAacagctgtgcaggaggctgggCTGAATTCACAGGAAACCTCTCTTTCAGAGCAGGAATTATACAACTCTTTCCATTTCTGGAGGACTCCACTTCCTGAAATAGATATTGACTTTGAGCTTCAGCAGACTTCTGATATAAAACTCGATAGAGAAATTCAGGAACTCACTATGCCAGTGTCTCCAAGCATTCCTGTGGCAACAAGGAAAGAATTAGAAGAAATGATAGAAAATTTGGAACCCCATATAGATGATCCAGATGTTAAAG CACAAGTGGAGGTGTTGTCTGCTGCACTCAGAGCATCCAGTTTGCATCCTCAAGAAGAGACAATGGCCAGTGTTGGCAAGGGAACAGATTCACAGACTGAACTAACCATCAATGACCAACAAAGTTTTAAACCTATACTGAGTGATATTGTGCCTTTAATTCGTGACACTGTTGAG gGTATGGATTCTCCACTTCACTATATTCATAATGATTCAGATTTGAGTACCAACAGTAGTTTCAGccctgaagaagaaagaaaatccaaagTACAG gatgttGTACCTCAAGCCTTGCTGGATCAGTACCTGTCCATGACTGATCCGTCCCGCGCACAGACAGTGGACACCGAGATTGCCAAGCACTGCGCCTACAGCCTGCCCGGCGTGGCTCTGACCCTGGGCAGGCAGAACTGGCACTGCCTGAAGGACACCTACGAGACTCTGGCCTCTGACATGCAG TGGAAGGTTCGGCGGACACTGGCATTTTCCATACATGAGCTTGCTGTCATCCTTGGAGACCAGCTTACAGCTGGAGATTTAGTTCCTGTCTTCAATGGCTTTTTGAAGGACCTAGATGAAGTGAGGATAGGTGTGCTTAAGCACTTGCATGACTTCCTGAAG CTTCTTCATGTTGACAAAAGACGAGAGTATCTTTATCAGCTTCAGGAATTCCTGGTGACTGATAACAGCAGGAACTGGCGTTTCCGTGCTGAGCTGGCTGA GCAGCTGATTTTGCTCCTGGACCTGTACAGTGCCAGGGACATCTATGACTACCTGCGGCCCATTGCGTTCAACCTCTGTGCAGACAAAGTGTCCTCTGTCCGCTGGATTTCCTACAAGCTG GTTAGTGAAATGGTAAAAAAGCTGTACATGGCTTCAACACCAACCTTTGTGATAGACCTCATGAATGAACTTGTTGAAAAGTTCTGTAGATGCCACAAATGGTCTGGTCGGCAGACTTTTGTCTTTATTTGCCAG AGTATCAGTGAAGATGACTGCCTGCCCATGGACCAGTTTGCTGTGCATCTGTTGCCACATTTACTGCACTTGGCATCTGACAAGGTTCCAAATGTTCGAGTCCTACTTGCAAAAACATTGAAGCAAACCCTTTTGGAGAAAG AGTATTTCCTGAATTCTGCCAACTCTCACCAAGAAGCTGTGGAACAAACAATTATGGCTCTTCAAATGGATGGTGACAGTGATGTCAAGTATTTTGCAAGCATCCACCCTGCCAGTACCAAAATTGCAGATGATGCCATGAGCACTGCTTCATCAACTTACTAA